In a single window of the Armatimonadota bacterium genome:
- a CDS encoding SPW repeat protein: MKWVNVILGLWVLVSPFILTSANTLKWSNVIVGIVVAVVAYMATTQKS; this comes from the coding sequence ATGAAGTGGGTGAACGTCATCCTCGGTCTGTGGGTTCTGGTGTCACCGTTTATTCTCACCAGCGCCAACACCTTGAAGTGGAGCAATGTAATCGTTGGGATCGTGGTCGCCGTCGTCGCCTATATGGCGACGACGCAGAAGTCGTAG
- a CDS encoding Rrf2 family transcriptional regulator — MEITRQADYAIRIVLDLAATDSGGVVRSDDVARRQLVPRAYFTKVVQTLVRAGYVRTLRGARGGIQLARDPQTITLRQIIEAAEGPIRLNRCVAGGECALERTCSAHPVWEHIQGVLMRELDSATVAQMVAGDRRSRRARRRAS; from the coding sequence ATGGAGATCACGCGGCAGGCGGACTACGCGATCCGGATCGTCCTGGACCTCGCCGCCACCGACAGCGGCGGGGTGGTCCGCTCGGACGACGTGGCGCGTCGCCAGCTCGTCCCCCGCGCCTACTTCACGAAGGTCGTCCAGACCCTGGTCCGGGCAGGGTACGTGCGCACGCTGCGCGGGGCGCGCGGAGGCATCCAGCTGGCCAGGGATCCCCAGACCATCACCCTCCGCCAGATCATCGAAGCGGCAGAAGGCCCCATCCGGCTGAACCGCTGTGTGGCTGGCGGGGAGTGCGCCCTGGAACGCACCTGCAGCGCGCACCCCGTGTGGGAGCACATCCAGGGGGTCCTGATGCGGGAACTGGACTCGGCCACGGTGGCGCAGATGGTGGCCGGCGACCGGCGGAGCCGGCGGGCGCGACGGAGGGCATCCTGA
- a CDS encoding ABC transporter ATP-binding protein translates to MLEVRGLAAAYGDLITLWDVSFDVRPGELVALVGANGAGKTTTLRTISGLLRPRRGSVRFNGRSLVGLPPHRITDLGIAQVPEGRQLFPLMTVEENLLLGSYPPRARAKRLENLTRVYRTFPVLGDRRRQEAGTLSGGEQQMLALGRALMSDPLLLMLDEPSLGLAPLVVRDVFAVITQIRAQGVTVLLVEQNVAQALAVADRAYVLENGRITLEGSGRELLAHDGVRRAYLGL, encoded by the coding sequence ATGCTTGAGGTGCGCGGGCTGGCGGCAGCCTACGGCGACCTGATCACCCTGTGGGATGTGTCCTTCGACGTCCGCCCGGGTGAACTGGTGGCCCTGGTCGGGGCCAACGGCGCCGGCAAAACGACCACCCTGCGCACGATCAGCGGGCTGCTGCGGCCGCGCCGGGGCAGCGTCCGGTTCAACGGCCGGTCGCTGGTCGGGCTCCCCCCGCACCGCATCACCGATCTGGGGATCGCCCAGGTGCCTGAAGGTCGTCAGCTCTTCCCCCTGATGACCGTTGAAGAGAACTTGCTGCTCGGCTCCTATCCCCCGCGCGCCCGGGCGAAACGCCTGGAAAACCTGACCCGGGTGTACCGGACCTTCCCCGTGCTCGGCGACCGCCGCCGTCAGGAGGCGGGGACGCTGTCGGGCGGCGAGCAGCAGATGCTGGCCCTGGGCCGCGCCCTGATGAGCGACCCCCTGCTGCTCATGCTGGACGAACCGAGCCTGGGCCTGGCCCCGCTGGTGGTGCGCGACGTCTTCGCCGTGATCACGCAGATCCGCGCCCAGGGGGTGACCGTGCTCCTCGTGGAGCAGAACGTCGCCCAGGCCCTGGCCGTGGCCGACCGGGCCTACGTGCTGGAGAACGGCCGCATCACCCTGGAGGGCTCCGGCCGTGAGCTGCTGGCGCACGACGGGGTCCGGCGCGCCTACCTCGGCCTGTAG
- a CDS encoding ABC transporter ATP-binding protein: MGDVLSLNRLSKAFGGLMALNDVSFSVAEGEIVGLIGPNGAGKTTLFNAVNGYFPPTSGSVTYLGRVVTGFPPDRMARLGMGRTFQIVRPFPHLSVLENVMVGAFLRYPSRPAAERRAWEVLEFIGLQDAAHRPAGQLTLAGRKRVEVGRALALEPRLLLLDEVSAGLNPAEADRLVELIRQIRERGVTILIVEHVMRVIMRISDRIVVLNYGRKIAEGTPAEVARNPEVIQAYLGEAADA; this comes from the coding sequence GTGGGCGACGTGCTCTCCCTCAACCGGCTGAGTAAGGCCTTCGGCGGCCTGATGGCCCTGAACGACGTCTCCTTCAGTGTGGCGGAGGGGGAGATCGTCGGCCTGATCGGCCCCAACGGGGCCGGGAAGACTACGCTGTTCAACGCCGTCAACGGCTACTTCCCGCCCACCTCCGGATCCGTGACCTACCTGGGCCGCGTCGTGACCGGGTTTCCCCCGGATCGGATGGCCCGGCTCGGCATGGGCCGCACCTTCCAGATCGTGCGACCGTTCCCGCATCTCTCCGTGCTGGAAAACGTCATGGTCGGCGCCTTCCTCCGGTATCCCTCCCGGCCGGCGGCGGAGCGCAGGGCCTGGGAGGTGCTGGAGTTCATCGGTCTGCAGGATGCCGCCCACCGTCCGGCCGGGCAGTTGACGCTGGCCGGCCGCAAGCGCGTCGAGGTCGGCCGGGCCCTGGCCCTGGAACCGAGGCTGCTCCTGCTCGACGAGGTATCGGCCGGCCTGAACCCGGCCGAGGCCGACCGCCTGGTGGAGCTCATCCGCCAGATCCGCGAGCGGGGCGTGACCATCCTGATCGTGGAGCACGTGATGCGCGTCATCATGCGCATTAGCGACCGCATCGTGGTGCTGAACTACGGCCGGAAGATCGCCGAGGGGACGCCGGCGGAGGTGGCCCGGAACCCCGAGGTCATCCAGGCCTATCTGGGCGAGGCGGCCGATGCTTGA
- a CDS encoding branched-chain amino acid ABC transporter permease, protein MTPAVPRPRTLIAVAAVVAVAACYPAVFPTKLNLGVAIVLFAATATAWDVLGGWGGQLSLGHAALMGVGGYTMALLALRAGVAPWWGLLAGMLLAALVAAVWGWVVFRLRGPYFVLSTIAVAEILRLVAINWTSFTGGAEGLFIKSLPRPLGLDLFDRAVEFYMGLGWLALALLVAWWLSWSRFGYYLQAIREDQDSAMAMGINPTRVKVAAFMLSAALTAAGGALFAVYVSFFEPHIIFDIGMSVELALMAYIGGAGTVFGPAIGAAVLLVAGDLFRNYFQQANLLIYGVLIILIVRFAPEGIVGGWRLLARRWPGGRRALPQPAE, encoded by the coding sequence ATGACCCCGGCGGTGCCCAGACCGCGCACCCTGATCGCCGTCGCCGCCGTCGTCGCCGTCGCCGCATGCTACCCCGCGGTGTTCCCCACCAAGCTGAACCTGGGCGTGGCGATCGTCCTCTTCGCGGCGACGGCCACGGCCTGGGATGTCCTGGGCGGGTGGGGGGGACAGCTGTCGCTGGGCCACGCCGCGCTGATGGGAGTGGGAGGCTACACCATGGCCCTGCTGGCGCTGCGGGCGGGGGTGGCTCCCTGGTGGGGACTGCTCGCCGGCATGCTCCTGGCCGCGCTCGTGGCGGCCGTCTGGGGCTGGGTGGTGTTCCGGCTGCGCGGGCCGTACTTCGTGCTCAGCACCATCGCCGTGGCCGAGATCCTGCGCCTGGTGGCCATCAACTGGACCTCCTTTACCGGCGGAGCGGAGGGGCTGTTCATCAAGTCGCTGCCCCGGCCCCTGGGGCTGGACCTGTTCGACCGTGCCGTGGAGTTCTACATGGGGTTGGGCTGGTTGGCGCTGGCCCTTCTGGTGGCCTGGTGGCTGTCCTGGTCGAGGTTCGGCTACTACCTGCAGGCCATTCGCGAGGACCAGGATTCCGCCATGGCCATGGGGATCAACCCCACACGGGTCAAGGTCGCGGCCTTCATGCTCAGCGCCGCCCTGACCGCCGCCGGCGGAGCGTTGTTCGCCGTTTACGTGAGCTTCTTCGAGCCGCACATCATCTTCGACATCGGCATGAGCGTGGAGCTGGCCCTGATGGCCTACATCGGCGGCGCCGGAACGGTCTTCGGGCCGGCCATCGGCGCGGCGGTCCTGCTGGTGGCCGGAGACCTGTTCCGCAACTACTTCCAGCAGGCGAACCTGCTGATCTACGGGGTCTTGATCATCCTGATTGTCCGGTTCGCGCCCGAAGGCATCGTGGGCGGATGGCGGCTCCTCGCGCGGAGGTGGCCGGGTGGGCGACGTGCTCTCCCTCAACCGGCTGAGTAA
- a CDS encoding branched-chain amino acid ABC transporter permease, producing MDLATFLQVVVSGILTGGVYAVVGIGLSLIFGVMRVVNFAHGEFVALGMYAALLLFARGQIDPFLAILILLPLSVGLGYAVEKVFIAPIARAPEHVSILMTVGVGLVISNLLLFGFGAQPQSIFTRYSTSTLRLGGVTFSLPLTLSFLITIAAITGLYLMLMRTELGRAMRATAQNPDAAELMGVNAAHVRGVAFGIGAAMATLAGTLLLPVLYVIPTVGGVFTLKAFVVTVLGGMGNVVGAIGGGLILGVTESLGATYVSSAYRDAFGLVAFLLVLLFRPAGLFGRSRV from the coding sequence ATGGACCTCGCGACCTTCTTGCAGGTGGTGGTGAGCGGCATCCTGACCGGCGGCGTCTATGCCGTGGTGGGGATCGGCCTCTCCCTCATCTTCGGCGTGATGCGCGTCGTCAACTTTGCCCACGGCGAGTTCGTGGCCCTGGGCATGTACGCCGCGCTGCTGCTCTTCGCCCGCGGGCAGATCGACCCGTTCCTGGCGATCCTGATCCTCCTCCCGCTGTCCGTGGGGCTGGGGTACGCGGTGGAGAAGGTGTTCATCGCACCCATCGCCCGCGCTCCGGAGCACGTCTCCATCCTGATGACGGTCGGCGTGGGGCTGGTCATCAGCAACCTGCTCCTCTTTGGATTCGGCGCGCAGCCGCAGAGCATCTTCACACGCTACTCCACCTCGACCCTGCGCCTGGGCGGCGTGACGTTCAGTCTGCCGCTCACGCTCTCCTTCCTGATCACCATCGCGGCGATCACGGGGCTGTATCTGATGTTGATGCGCACGGAGCTGGGACGGGCGATGCGGGCCACCGCCCAGAATCCGGACGCGGCGGAACTGATGGGGGTGAACGCGGCGCACGTGCGGGGCGTGGCCTTCGGCATCGGCGCGGCGATGGCCACCCTGGCCGGCACCCTGCTGCTGCCGGTGCTCTACGTGATTCCCACCGTGGGCGGCGTCTTCACCCTGAAGGCCTTCGTCGTCACGGTGCTCGGCGGTATGGGCAACGTGGTGGGGGCGATCGGCGGCGGGTTGATCCTGGGGGTGACGGAGTCGCTGGGCGCCACCTACGTGAGCAGCGCCTACCGCGACGCCTTCGGCCTGGTCGCCTTCCTGCTGGTCCTGCTCTTCCGGCCGGCGGGGCTGTTCGGACGGAGCCGCGTATGA
- a CDS encoding ABC transporter substrate-binding protein produces MRTRLLAAAVLWILLAVVVRPATTAPAEPIRIGVITSLTGRFATFGKMQMAGYTVALKEINAKGGVQKRPLELLIEDDASAVPAALSAAERLLAKGVPLILGTYSSGVSKPLAGYMERREMPLIVSGSADDSITKPGSPYVFRAKSVSSTYARTLFDLFDALGGMQTVAILAGTGAFEQSVAAAAQAFVKVRNYKLVANEAYDRGLTDFRPLLNKFRTLGADIIFMVSYEEDAVAIMRQAKEVNLNPKIFAGAAAGFAIESFIKGAGDTAEWVFTATSWTPDVKYPGAQALYQNLKAALGGAEPSYHAAETYMALIVAADALNRARGLDKKAILEALAATDLMTPVGPVRFQNFAGFRNQNPIPMVVEQVQGGKFVTVFPTQIAPGRPRYPTPPWDRRTAP; encoded by the coding sequence ATGCGCACGCGCCTGCTCGCGGCCGCGGTCCTGTGGATCCTCCTCGCCGTTGTCGTGCGGCCCGCGACCACGGCCCCCGCCGAACCGATCCGGATCGGCGTGATCACATCCCTGACCGGCCGGTTTGCCACCTTCGGCAAGATGCAGATGGCCGGCTACACCGTGGCGCTCAAGGAGATCAACGCGAAGGGGGGCGTCCAGAAACGCCCGCTCGAGCTGCTCATCGAAGACGACGCCTCGGCGGTCCCGGCCGCGCTCTCGGCGGCGGAGCGGCTGCTGGCCAAAGGGGTGCCCCTCATCCTGGGCACCTACAGCAGCGGTGTGAGCAAGCCGCTGGCCGGCTACATGGAGCGGCGGGAGATGCCCCTGATCGTTTCCGGCAGCGCCGACGACAGCATCACCAAGCCCGGCTCGCCCTACGTCTTCCGCGCCAAGAGCGTCAGCAGCACCTACGCCCGGACCCTGTTCGACCTCTTCGACGCCCTGGGCGGGATGCAGACCGTGGCCATCCTGGCGGGCACCGGCGCCTTCGAGCAGTCCGTGGCCGCCGCGGCGCAGGCCTTCGTGAAGGTGCGCAACTACAAGCTCGTGGCCAACGAAGCCTACGACCGCGGCCTGACCGACTTCCGGCCGTTGCTGAACAAGTTCCGCACCCTGGGCGCCGACATCATCTTCATGGTGTCCTACGAGGAGGACGCGGTGGCGATCATGCGCCAGGCCAAGGAGGTCAATCTGAACCCCAAGATCTTCGCCGGCGCGGCGGCGGGCTTCGCCATCGAGTCCTTCATCAAGGGCGCCGGCGACACCGCGGAGTGGGTCTTCACCGCCACCTCCTGGACGCCGGATGTGAAGTATCCCGGCGCGCAGGCCCTCTACCAGAACCTGAAGGCGGCCCTGGGCGGCGCCGAGCCCAGCTACCACGCCGCGGAGACCTACATGGCGTTGATCGTGGCCGCCGACGCCCTGAACCGGGCCCGGGGGCTGGACAAGAAGGCCATCCTGGAGGCCCTCGCCGCCACGGACCTGATGACGCCGGTGGGCCCGGTGCGGTTCCAGAACTTCGCCGGCTTCCGCAACCAGAATCCGATTCCGATGGTCGTGGAGCAGGTCCAGGGCGGGAAGTTCGTCACGGTGTTCCCCACGCAGATCGCCCCGGGCCGCCCCCGCTATCCGACGCCGCCGTGGGACAGACGGACGGCGCCCTGA